Proteins encoded within one genomic window of Bacteroidota bacterium:
- a CDS encoding SBBP repeat-containing protein, which translates to MKIKQVTLVLLMLIVLTMIEKLNSQVQLEWAARYNSASNGNDYARAMAIDSMGNVYVTGTDADLPYGFITLKINSSGQIVWARRYSGGQAFIPVPQAISVDLNGNVYVGAEDVTYIIVSYDSIGNERWVRRHSGTAGGRSQLYDVELYRDTGSVITTVQGPVATGYVKNIGTNWDVGTVKYNTNGDVVWVRNYAPNNSDDQGGIAMATSDQTNITITGFSGYSDFLTLSYDINGNLRWAQTWNGPANNWDQANDVAVDKNGNTYVTGYSVMAPPFDDDIVTIKYDSNGTQQWIRFYDGPKDTGSYDYGEFIKTDDDGNVIVAGGEMGVSTFLDYCTIKYDSLGNQLWVRTYNGVANRSDFVEGLAVDRFGSVYVTGTADERVNFYRIHTIKYDKDGNQLWLEKYPEYNTISSPAAIIVDKNLNVYIAGTISFNPSDIIVLKYSQLTNVETILNELPEGFALYQNYPNPFNASTKIDFRLHVSGFTSLKIYDVFGREVATLVNQKKEPGEYSVGWNADGLSSGVYYYRMTVHHSPYGLKTDTKKMAVIK; encoded by the coding sequence GTGAAAATAAAACAAGTAACATTAGTTTTGCTAATGCTTATTGTCTTAACAATGATTGAAAAACTAAATTCCCAAGTTCAACTTGAGTGGGCAGCACGTTACAACAGCGCAAGCAACGGCAACGATTATGCACGTGCGATGGCAATTGACTCAATGGGGAATGTTTATGTAACGGGGACTGACGCAGACTTACCGTATGGATTTATAACATTAAAAATAAACTCAAGCGGACAGATTGTGTGGGCGAGGAGATATTCAGGGGGACAAGCATTTATACCAGTTCCCCAAGCAATTTCAGTAGACTTGAACGGGAATGTGTATGTTGGTGCTGAAGATGTTACATACATCATAGTGAGTTATGACAGCATTGGTAATGAGCGCTGGGTACGAAGACATTCGGGGACAGCAGGCGGTCGTAGCCAATTGTATGATGTTGAACTCTATCGCGACACAGGAAGTGTGATTACCACAGTTCAGGGGCCTGTTGCAACTGGTTATGTAAAAAATATCGGTACAAATTGGGATGTCGGCACTGTAAAATATAACACCAATGGAGATGTTGTATGGGTTAGAAATTATGCTCCAAATAACTCGGATGATCAGGGAGGAATCGCAATGGCAACGAGTGACCAAACCAATATTACAATAACAGGATTCTCAGGATACTCTGACTTTCTCACATTAAGTTACGACATAAACGGTAACTTGCGCTGGGCGCAGACGTGGAATGGACCGGCAAACAACTGGGATCAGGCAAATGATGTTGCGGTTGATAAAAATGGAAACACGTATGTTACAGGATATTCAGTAATGGCTCCACCGTTTGATGATGATATTGTTACAATCAAATATGACAGCAACGGGACTCAACAATGGATAAGATTTTATGACGGTCCAAAGGATACGGGCTCATATGATTACGGAGAATTTATAAAGACGGATGACGATGGTAATGTTATTGTTGCAGGAGGTGAGATGGGAGTTTCAACTTTTCTTGATTATTGCACCATAAAATATGATTCACTTGGGAATCAGTTATGGGTTAGAACGTATAATGGAGTTGCCAACCGAAGCGATTTCGTCGAAGGTTTAGCAGTTGACAGATTTGGTTCAGTGTATGTAACTGGTACAGCAGATGAAAGAGTAAATTTTTATAGAATACACACAATCAAATACGACAAAGACGGAAATCAATTGTGGCTTGAGAAATATCCTGAATATAATACGATATCAAGTCCTGCAGCAATTATTGTTGATAAGAATTTAAATGTCTATATTGCAGGTACAATATCGTTTAACCCAAGTGATATTATAGTTCTAAAATATTCTCAACTGACAAATGTAGAAACAATTTTAAACGAACTCCCCGAAGGTTTTGCGCTGTATCAGAATTATCCGAATCCGTTCAATGCGAGCACGAAGATAGATTTCAGGCTTCATGTTTCAGGTTTCACGTCGTTAAAGATTTATGATGTGTTTGGGAGAGAGGTGGCGACACTTGTGAATCAGAAGAAAGAACCGGGTGAGTATAGTGTGGGATGGAATGCTGATGGACTTTCAAGCGGTGTGTATTATTATAGAATGACGGTGCATCATTCTCCGTACGGATTGAAAACAGATACGAAAAAGATGGCAGTAATCAAGTAA